The Sorex araneus isolate mSorAra2 chromosome X, mSorAra2.pri, whole genome shotgun sequence DNA segment attagtaaaggaacaaacatgataatcttggtatccgtattgcaaaccataatgcccaaaaagggggggaagagagaggagagaagaaaaaaggaaaaggaaaatgcctgccataaagacaggctgtggggaggaaagttaggaacattggtggtgggaaatgtaaactggtggagggatatgttaaaacactgtaggactgaaacctgaccatgaacagccttgtaactgtgtttctcacagtaactcaataaaaagaaaaagaaaaaaaagaaaactgagggaAGCATCCTATCAACAGCCTATGAAGAGCTGAGTTCCTTCCCAGTTCAAAAACCTGAGAGGAAATGAATCCTCCCATGAACAGATTTGAAGGTGGATCCTTCTTCAGTCTTCCCCTTTCCAAGGGATGACTGGAGCGTTGGCTGACACTTTATAGCCTGTCATAAGATACTGAAATCGAAACCCAGTCTAAGTTGTGCAGAAAGTTTGCTTACAGGAATTATGAAATAAATGTCCTTGTCTTAAACTATTGGGTTTCTGAAGTAATTTACTAGAGCAATACAGAACAAATAATAGGCAGACATGAAGGTTATGTGTAAGCTCAACAGGAGGGGTTTATCTACTAAAGCCAGTCTGGCCCTAGTGATGTTGAGTTCCTACCTACCAATAGCAGAGAGTAACATTGAACCCCCTGGGGCAGGCTGATTACTTTGGATTACTTCTGTCAGGCAGCACAGGCCTTAGACTCAAGAGACTTGGGAAACGCAGCTTTTTTGAGGCTAATATGCAAGGGCCAGGCTTTTTCTTCAAGGGTTCCCTACATATCTGAAAGGTACTTGTTATTTCCCATATATAACTTACTATCCAGGATGGGTTTCATAAGGGGCCAATCTCTACCCTTTTCTGGAATATAGATGCTCAAGGGCAGGGGACCTACCTGTCTCTGCCTCCCAATCCCTCTTCTCCCATCACAATTTCAAAACTTTTGGAAAGCCTGGTCAGTGTTTCCCCTTAAGGGCCCAACAATCATGAACCTCAGACCTACTCCCATGAAATAGTACCCTTACCAGTGAACTTTATGCcatgaaaaagaaacagagtTGACATGCAATGGGACTCCTAACTGTTGCTCCTCTCTCCTGAGCTTAGAATGTAGTCAAGCCCTTTCTTCCCTAGGAAATCCAGTATGGGGAGTTGTGGGGAGGAAAGACAGATTCATTAATCCAAGTCCAATGGAGGTAGCAGAGAAGGAGAAGGTAAGGGCCTGAGGGAAGGGGTTAGGGAAAGACTCTAGAAATGATGTTTTCTTCTATGTCCTTGGATTCAAGAGTCATTCTAAGGGATACGAAAAACTCTGGGAGGATACAGTTTTAAGTTAGCATCTCTACAACAGAAAACAACTAACAAGAAAGCTACTTCTGCTACCAGATCCTCTTTCTCCCCATTTCTCACTCATTTGGGTTTCCTCTAAACCAATTACTTCCCCCTTCCAGGAGTGTCTGGGAAAACCGGACAGGTCAGCAACCAGAGCAAACTCTGAaggtcaaattttttttttgctttttgggtcacacccagcaatgctcaggggttactcctggctttgcactcaggaattactcctggcagtgcttgggggaccatatgggatgccggggatcgaacccgggtcggccgcgtgcaaggcaaacgccttacccactgtgctatcgctccggcccctctgaagGTCAAATTTGATCTGAGTATATCCAGATGGGGACTAGAGCCTCTCCATGGGCTCACAGCACAAATGCCCACCATGATGGGGCAGGATATCTGAAAATCGTTGAGGCCTGGGTCCTGTACCCTAGAGGCCTGTAACCTAGACCAAACAACTTTCTGGCCTAGAAGTTAGTTGTACAGATCATAGGTTACCTCCTCTTCCTCTCACACTTCTGATGGCTAATTGCTTTGGGACTGGAGACTAATAGTGAGGCACTGAGACTAAGCTCCTTCCTCTCGGCTTTCAGTCTTTTGAGATTGTACCATATAGGTGAGTAGACAAAAGGCCAGCATTTCCCCTTGAACTGGGGTGAAAATGCTGAAGACAGAGTTGTTCATTAGCCTCAGCCTCTTCTTATATAGCCCAATGCCTCCTGACTAGAAAGCTAAAAAAGGTAGAGCTGAACCAGGTATTCCTGCCAAAGCTGCCAGAAGAGGTAGGTTTTCTCACACAACCACTAGCAGTAACTAAAAAGCTTAGACAGTGGACCCACATAGCATTTTCAAGAGGGTAGACTGTAGCAGTGTGCTGTGCTCTTCAGCCTTTACGGAGCCCCTTGAAATGAAGGCCAATTTTTTCAGATCTAAACAAGATGGGAAGCTGGTAGCTGCCTTAGAGCTTCTCTGCCTATGTATCCATATATACTTCATATGGGTAAACTTGAAATACAAAGTATCAAGGACCACAAACAATAGTTCTTAGCCTTTGGAGGGACAAGGTTCCTCTTATGAACTGATGCAAGATCTTCATGATTAAAAATACATGCCTCAATCCCCACAAAAACATGTAAACAAACTCAGGTAATAACACCTAATTTAGTCTAAAATGCTCATATGGAAGACATTGGGGTTCAGGTGAAGAAATATGTCTAACATAAAACCATTAGAAGTGAACTCAGCTCGAAACCATTATGGTAAGTGAAAGAACACAGTCACAAAGTATTGAATATtctatgatttcatttatataaaatgtccaAATAGGTAAATCCATATAAATTAATGATGGTCATAGGCTGGGGAACTGGGGAAGGGCGGTGATATCTAAGGAGTATAATTTCTTTTAGGTAAACTGTAGGGTACATACATTATACTGcaataaagctttttaaaaaaaataaggacatcACACTTGTGGTGCTGTGAATGGGACTAGGAAGGGGCTGCCATGCGGaacaaggattgaactcagggtcttgtaTGTGCTAGGCATGTACTCTGCCATTTAAGCTATCTCCCTATGCCCACATCctccaaagaatttttaaaaaagaaactcagcAGTTGCAAATGTCAACACACCTGAGCTTTAGGCCCCATTCATAGGTACAGAAAAGAACGCTTTAGGGTGGAAGAAAATCAGGAAAAAGGTCCCTGGACATGACATCTAGGTAAGACAGGAAAGCActccaaaatgaataaaagtataCAATCTTGATCTTAATAGAGCATCATGGACAGCTTGAAACAGTGACATTCAATGAGATCTGCACTTTAGAGACAACTGTATCACTggatttatacatttaaaataggTAAAATTTTAAGGTGTGTAAGTTACACTTCAATAAAAGTAACAAGGAAAAATCCTTCTAGGGGCTTGTGGAGACTGGAGGGCATCAAATCGAGGAGGATGTTGCAGGTAAGGTGTGCAAGGCCTATGTGGAGACTGGAGTTGGGGGCAGACCCAGGGAGGCTGGGTTAAGGAGAACTGGCAGAACTTGGTTTCAGAACTTGGAGGCACTAGTCTCCCCCTTTGAAGAGAAATACACTTCAGAAACAGGTTTCCAAAAAATGTTGCTAAGGGTTTTATTTctaagaagaggaaaaataataaaataaaattaaaataggtttCAATTGGAACCaagtttcttcttttgctttttcttttttgaacaaATTAATTACACACCAACAATCTTCTTTTATTACAACATGAACCCAGGAGGAGGAAAGGATACAGGGTAGGACAGGAAAGAAAGGTTGAAGTGGCTGTGAGGACAAGCACCAAAAGCTTTCTTCAGATCATAGGGAGTTGTTAGCTCCCTaaccaaatttatttaaaataaaaaactgtaaGCACAGCTATGTGAAATTTCCTCCTCCTGGGTAGACTGatcaagggaagaagaaaaagggagaagttggtaaagaggggaaggaggataAAGAGTGAGAGGAGGAGGTGAGGTTAGTGTAGCATGGCCTGGCCAGGGCCAGAactggggagagaagggagaggagattCCCCCAGTATACATAAGCACTGGCCTTGTTTCTGGAATGGTGCTGGCCTAGCCCCAGCCAACCccctctgcccacctgcccaTCCATCTATCTGCCTCAGGTGTCTGGGAATGCTGGTTAGAGGCTACCAGGAAGGGGAACTCCAGGGGCCGGCCCCCAGGAGCTGAGGTCTGAACAATACCTTGGAGTCAGAATATAAAAGTCAAGGGActcaggggtgggctgggggtgtggccatcCCCCCCCCAACTCGCCCACCTCCCAAGAAGCAGGCTTGATGGTCAGAAAGAGGATCCTTGAGGCCGGGGGCTCTCTGTAAGGGTCTGTGCTAGGCTCAGCTACTGTCACAACTGTTGCTGAGGTGGCTGCTGTGGGCAGGACACATGCAGCCGGGGAGTCAGAGTGGGAAAAGGAACCAAAGGATCTGAATTGGCCCCCAATGCTGGCTCCAAGCTGTTCTTATTCTGGTTCTCCTGGGTGCCAGGGCTGccagtggtggggaggggaggtggtggAGCCTCACCCCCAGTCTCCTCCTCtagctcctcctcttcctgggcTTCCTCAGCATCTGGCCCTGAGCTCCGTACCCTCTTTGGCTCTAGCTCCTCTCGGGTTGGGtcatcaccctccccaccccgatcCACCTTCCGCCGCCGTCGCCTCTCCAGGGCCCGGGCCCGGGTCCGGCTCCCATGGCGCTCTGCCTTCTCCAGCTGTGATCATAGACAGGCAAAGAGGTATGGCCAGTGGTCAGACCTGGGCTCCCTGCCTGCTTGGTCTGACCTCCTGGCCCAACCCATGACCACTCTCACCTCCAGAAGTGTGCGGATCCGCTCTAGGTCTGGAGACCGTCCAGCTTGTAATAGCTGCCAGATGCTGTGGTTCTCATCCAGGGTCACCTCCAGTAGGTCCCCCTCCAACATGAGCTCCTCCAGTGGAGCCCGGGTTGCCTCAGGCAGCTCCAATACGGGGCCAGTCAATTGTGGTAACATTGAAGACAGCAGCTCCAAgtctgaggggggagggtggATAGTGATGGTGTGCAGAGAGATGATTAGAGGATGCTGCTATATTCCCACCACTAAGACAAAGCAAAGACAACTCTGGTGCTATCCAGTTAATAGCTTACCTACACCTAGACCTACCTCTCTTACCTGAGCCCTCCCCCGGGGGTACCTTCTCAGGAGTGGTCACACCGTCTCCATTCTCCAGCAACCCCTGGACCTGATATATAAGAAAGAATGAGGAGTAGTAACTGAAGAGCCAAGCTCCATTAATCCCCTTAATCCCAATTTAGGACCCTCCACTTCCTGAAGTACGGCAAGCACAGGCTGCTGGCAGGAGCAGTCTAAGGATCTGGACAGGATGCAGAATGGAAGGGATGCTAGGTAAAGTAGTCTGAATATCAAAAAGCAAGGACAATCCAAAAGGGGtggcggggagagagagggtgagggagggaggagaaagagagaaaggaagagggagagggaaagagagagagagagagagagagagagagagagagagagagagagaaagaaaagtgcctgccatagaggcagacgggatgggagggaacctggggacactggtgctgggaaatgtacactggtggagagttgggtgctggaatactgtatgactgaaaacaatcataaatagctttgtaatggtctatctcacagtgattaaataaaaaaaagttttaaaaaataagtaaaaacacaagcaaaaaaaaaaacaaaccagcaaGGGCAGGACTGAAGCCTAAACAGGAAAGAGGACCAGGATATAGGAATTTGAGAATAAGAATGGGGCTAGACAGCTCACCTTAGGCCTATCTTTGCCAATACCTTCTCTGAGAGAGTcagaggcaggggcaggcaggTAGGTAGTGGGCTCCTCTGACTTGGATTCCGCCTGCAGCTGTTGCCGAAGCTCAGTCAGCCGTCCCAAGAGAGCAGTCACATCCTCAGAGGCTAGAGCCTGCCTGGCACGGCCTTGCCAATTGATGGCCCTCTCCGTGAGGCACTGTAAGGCTTCACCTTCAGGCAGCCGCACAGGCAGTCTCTGCAGGGCTACTAGCAGTGCTAGAATGGTCTCCAAACGCGGGCGCCGTGAGCGCATGCACAGTGGACACAAGAATTTGGTGTCCCACTCCCACCAAGCCAATAGTGGGGATGAAGTGGAACTGGGCCTTGGGGAGCTGAGGAGGCGAGGGACAGATACACATCGCCCATGGAACCAGTCCTGACACAAGTCACACTGTAGTGCTCCCACCCCAGCTGGCACCtgaccacacacacaaatggaaGTTGCAGGGGAAGTTGTGGTCGACGATGCCAATGGGCTGGGCTTGGCAGAGTTGGTGCGGCGCAGCTGCAGGAtaccctccttctccttctgttcCCCCTCCTTGAAGGCCACGATCTGCCATGCCCAGGACAGGGGAAGAATAAGTCAGCAGCCCCACCCTTCCCTGTCTGGTACCACTAACACCCCTCTCCCAAACCAGAACTAAGactcagggaacttagtttaagACTCAAAAACTCAGTGGTCTGCCCATGGTCACCCGGCTCAGACACTAATCATCGCCTGGCTCTTCTCCCTATCTGGGCCCAAGCTCCTTACCACAGAGCCTGGGTCCCTGAGGTCCTGCGCAGACAGCCCCAGCAGCTCTGTGTCAGATTTGTACAACCCCAGCTCCTTCTCCATCAACCGGCTGCGCTTGGTGCTGTCTGAGCCAGCATCTGCACACGGGCAGAGCACCTGAGGCAGGCAGACAGAGGTGGAATGACCAGGCTTCCctgcctcccactccctcccctcccttccacacTGCCCACAAACCCCCACAATATCATACAAGTTGTCTCACCACAGCCAGGCGAGGGCCGGGAGAGGTTGTAGGTCAGGGTCCTGGGCCTTACCTCCAGTAGCGTATAGCAAGAATTCTTCTTAAGAAAGGTTTTAGAAGCTTTCTCCCTCCAGGAGTGTGCTGTTAGCACTTGTAGCTCTAGCTGTCTTAGCTCCTCCAAACCCACTGGGAGGTCTCGGCCCACAGCCACCAGGCCCTCCAAGTCATCCAAGCAGGGGTAGTGGTCACCATTCTGGGAAAGAGGCAAGAGAAAGTCTAATTCAACCTGCTTACACCTACTGATTTTACTCTATGTCTGGCCCTGAGCTGCAAAGATGCCTGAACTTGTATTCTTAAGGCAAGGGGAAAAAACCCACCCCAACCCGAGATCATCTTAAGGAAAGCACTCTCCTGGTTCTCTCCCTCAAACCCTTCGTCCACTGACTTAGCTCCCCAGATACCAAGTAACCCCCTAGGCCAACCAGGTTGATGTGTGTGTAGTCTCTTCTATTCTCCTTGCTTGTGCtgttctctttcctcccctctctcagGCCAATCTCACAAGTTCTCATGCTGCCTACTCATCATGTGCCATGCTCCCATTCTCACTTTAGTCAACCCAACCTAGCACAAATGATATGTGCCATCTTCCCCTGCAGAATAAAGGTCTGGGCTGAAAGATAACAGTATCCTCACTTGGATCTCATCAACATCAGCAATCCAGGCTCGAGCCTTTGCAAGAGCCTCCTTGAGAGCCTGAATTTTGGGCAGGTGAACAGGGATGTTTTCTGCCTCATGAATTATGGCCTCGAGCGTAGCTGGTGGATGCTTCTGCCTAGAggtagagaaaaaaagagagctcAGTTTGGGATGGTCTGCCTGACCACGACATACATCAGCACGAACCCCTAGAGCTACTTGGGACTACTTGCTTAAACTCTGCCTGTGGGTAGTCGTCAGTCCTCATGTGTTCCAGACTGTATGTAAGCAACTCCTGAcagtcttttctcttttttggcttttgggacaTACCTGATGGTATTCAGGAGACCAAGCAATGCTAGGGTTCAAAACCATccaatgtttttgtttgtgtgcagCCTTCTGGCAGTGCCTACAGGCAACCTGTGGCATTAATCTAGTTCCAGAGTTTGTCAGATTTGCCTGTGCATAGTCTCTTTTGACCAACATGTCTATTGGCTTGTTGGTATTTGTGTCTCTGTTGTGTTCATGTTGGCCCATGGAGTTAGTCTTCCATACACCTACATAGCTATAACTTCCCCATAAATCTCTGCCTCTATGATAttaaaaacacatatataaacacatattatGTTACATTTTTTCTAAAGGGaacaaaagaagggaggaaagtcTTGCCCAAAGCCACTCATGAGCATCATTTTTAGCTTCTCTTTGAAGGTTGGGGTGTAAGAGGGAATGCAGGAGGCTGGACTTACCTGGCCTCCAGGCAGAGGTGGGCCTTTTCCTCCCAACGTTCAGCAATAGTCAGCAGCTCCTGCAGCTCAGCCTGGGCCTTATCCACAGCAGGGCTAGGGGCCACATTGGCACCCGCAACCAATAGTCCCCTCATGACAGCCAGGGTGCCCCTTTGAGCTGATGGGGCCAGCGTGCGCTTTACCTCATCCAGCCACCGTGCCTGTTCCACCTGGCGTTGAAGCTGCTGTGCCTCAGGCACTTCTACCCCCAGCTGCTGTCCCCTCTCCAACAGGGACTGCAGAAGCCCTGGACTAGAGGGCAGTGAGGCAAGGGCCTCACAGGCCTCAGTCTGGTAGGCCTCCACCTGTTCCAGGATACCCTACAGGGACAAAGGATGAAGAGCAAATTCCTCAGGTGGGACCAGTTAAGAGGTGCTACAGATACCCTTGCCCCACCTACCTTAGGACCCTCTAGTTTTTTGGGAAAGAGACTAACATAGCTGGACTCTCCTCCACCAAGCCTTAGGACAGTGGTTCCTAACATTCACTGCCTTCTCAAATATACTTTGGGAGGCttattaaaatatagattcttGTAAATTCTTAATAGAAACGGGCCAGGAATCTGTTGTATTTATGCCCCCGTAGGAGTCTAAACTATAGCACCAGGAGACCTTCTACCCCAAAAATGCTCTGCTGTGCTTGCCCTTCTCACAAATACCTATGCTCACCTTGCTGTCCACTGCCTTCTCcatcccatttcttttttatagggggggccttttggggtcacacccagttatgctaaggggttattcctggctctgcactcaggagttacaactggcagtgctcagcatccatatgggatgctagggattgaacccaggttggccacatgcaaggcaaacgcccaacccgctgtactgcTACTCCGGTCCCTCTCTATTTCATTTCACTGACTGAATGTGACTCAGTTTTTCAGGCTCACAAACCTTGTTTGTTCCATCTCCTCTTCCACCTCCACCAGGAAACATTCCCTGACTCTGCAGCCCGTACTCATACCCTTGCCAGCTATCCCCTCCCTCCAATTCTACTTCTAAAAGACACTCACTAGACCTTTGCCTCCTATCTCTCATCTTCTTcccactccacccctgccccaaaataTGCATCCTGTCTTGCTCAAATACTTGAAGCTTTTAAGGGAGCCAACAGTGGCCTGCTGCTCAGAGTTCCGCAATCCCCGATCCCTCAATAGCACTCAAGCCCACCCATTCTCACCTTGACATCCCCAATCTGGTGCATGGCACAAGGCAGGTTGTTCATCTGATCCAGAAAAGCCCGGAGCTCATCCAGGGTCATCTGTAGACCAGGTATCCTGTGGGGGCTATGGAAGTTTCACATGTGGGGTTTCAAGTTCATATCCAGTACCCTCCCTACAGCTCTCTGCTCAGACCCAATACCTTTCCTCCAGCCTAACTTGACCTCTTATACTAAACAGTTTCCCCCAGGAAAAACCACCCAGATTAGAGGAAGGGTCTTAATAACAGGAGCTTATTTGTGACAAGAAGAATCAGAAGAGAGTACCACTTGATATGTGCAGAGGGTGAAATTTAGAAACCAATGCCAAGAAAAGATGGAATTCTCAGTCCATTGTCTACCATGAACTTTAAAGCTATCAGGTTAATATAACTTACTTGCTGCACAAAAAAATCTCTCTGCATATTTGGAATCTCCTCTAGgtaccaataaaataaaagcatttgtaGTTTCCACTGCACTGAGGGTCTATTCTGTACTGTAACTGCCTGGTCTGTCTCCCTTCCGAATGCTTCCCAGGCCACCTCACAATGCAGTGTTTATCCACTTCCTACTGAAGTCCAGTCTGTATCATGATTACTCAAGAATCCATCCTTTGTAGTACTTTTCCTAGACACTGGATTCTCAGTAGGCTATTTCTACCCAACACCTCATGCTACCATACCCAGGTTCCTGGCCACTGACAAGTCCTAGAGCCCGGGACACACAAGCTTCTGCCTCACTCAAGCAGTTCTTCAATCGCTGTAGCAGCTCACTGTTAGGGAATCTCCTCTCACGGGCCTCAGATTCTAGTGCCCTCAGTTCTTCAaggcctggagagagaaaagagtagTAAGGAGTAAGTAGTATTGAGTAAAGACAAAGGAAGAGGGTGAAGCTCTGTTAAGAGAAGGGAATAGAACTTGCCTGTGGagtccctccatccccccatcaCTCACTGCGCTTCCGCCCATCTTCCACCTCCAGGGCCATTCGCACTTTGTTGGCCCACGTGTCAAAGGATTCGGCCCGAACCTTCAGCTTATGAAGCATGGCAGGAAGCTCATCCAAGGTATATCGATACCTGGGGAAAGAAGGCGGGCAGGAGCACATCTAGTCCAGCTCTATTATCTTCCTCCTTAACCCCATTCCTCCAGGTTAACCCTCTGCTCACCGCAGGTACTGTCGGCTACTGGAGCACTTGCAGAGGTCATTGATGTGGGAAAGGCAAACAAGGCCATCTGGGCAGTCATAGCAGGCCAAGGCAGATAAGAAGCATGTGGTCTTACACTTGATGCACTGACGCTCATCATCGGGGAGCAGTTCAAAAGCCTCTCGCTCAGCTTCTGTGATACCCTAGGGGCATACCAACACATGCATATTacaatctcaatttaaaaataatttgacctATAATTGCCCAATTTTTCACATATGATAGTCCAGCTTTCCAGTGCAACTTTACAAACACAGTATAAATTGAGTAGAGACCATacactgtgacttttgatctttTCCTAGGCAAATATTTTATGGTAAGGTTCTTGTGATGCTGGGGAGTGGCAGTGagcaacagtttagtaaaccATGTCATGTAGTTTAATGAATTATGAGATAAAGTTAACACTATTACAAAGATGGCTTTGTTAGGTTATCCTGCCAATTGTAGGCTACTATTAAGTGTTCTTAGTCTATTTAAGGTAGTGTAGACTAAGCAATGATGTTTGATAAATTAGGTTTATTGAGATGTAACACCATCATAAGCAAAGATCTGTATATAGAACCAGAACGAGGCCAGAGAAACCCTAATCTCAGCTACCATTAAGCCCCACTCCACTTGAGAATCAAATCTGTATGGAGAGCTGTGCAGAAAACCAAACTCCAATGAACACACTACCTCTAAAAACTTCAGACTTgtattggaaagatagtacagcaggcaaggcacttgccttgcaagcagctgacctgggtttgatgccgggcatcccatatagttccctgaccattgccaggagtgattcctgagtgcagagccaggtataatccTTGAAcgttgccagatgtggcccaaaaacaaacaaaaaagaaaacaacttcagagtctaggggccagagcaacaatacagcatgtagggtatttTGTCTTGCATAGGACCATCCTGAGTTCAGTcctgggcaccatatatggtcccgagaaccaccaggaatgatctctgagcatagagccaggagtaagcctggagcacctctgggtgtgttccccaaaaCTAAAACTTCAATCCCTCTAAAGTGGGGAAATCACAAACCTAAAGgaacaagaggaagaaaaaatcaGGTAAGATAGCTGAAAGGGCTCTTTGGATGAGAGAAGGTAAGGAAAGTGGTGGGCTAAGGCACCAAAAAGACACCAAAATATGGGAGTGGCCAAGTCAAAGGCCTAGTACTAGAGAAGAACAATGACTTCTAGTGATTTAGTACGCACTGTATTCTATGCATTATGTCAGCTGCTTAGTAGGAACACATACTGTGTACACCTGTATGACTTATAGAAATACAACTCTGAATGCTTGTAACCAGTGTttaatgatacatttttaaaattttaataacacaGATTCCAAACCTAAACTGAGACTTCATCTGCTTGATCTGCAAAAATAgagggaaataattaaaataaatggaataattgAAAAACAATGCTATACATTGtaacaaattttagaattttattatcttggggggctggagtgatagcacagcagtagggcatttgccttgaacgcggctgacccgggtttgattcctccgcctctcttggagagcctggaaagctaccaagagtatcttgcccacacggcagagcctagcaagctacccgtggcgtattcaatatgccagaaacagtaacgactaagtctcacaatggagacgttactggtgcccgctctagcaaatcgatgagcaacgtgatgacagtgatgatcttGGGGGGCTTGGTGGCCACaataggtggtgctcaggggtcacccgcAGTGTTattcagggaccatgcagtggtgAAGATTAAACCAAGGTTGGctatatgatctctccagcccaaattttagGATTTTAAGGGGACATTTTGAGTAGAACAATTGTCTTCTATACTGACTTTAATACCTAATACTGCACAATATGGTTGCATTGTACTTTACAAATCTCAATGGCACGTCTTAGTTGTATGGTCTTGAGTATATCATTTAAACCTCTGTGCATCAGGTCCGAGAAATAGTATAACAGACTGAATATCTGCTGTACATCCAGTGGATggtgttcaatccccaccaccccatatgatACCAAGTCCTgctcagagtaa contains these protein-coding regions:
- the KDM5C gene encoding lysine-specific demethylase 5C isoform X1, encoding MEPGSDDFLPPPECPVFEPSWAEFRDPLGYIAKIRPIAEKSGICKIRPPADWQPPFAVEVDNFRFTPRIQRLNELEAQTRVKLNYLDQIAKFWEIQGSSLKIPNVERRILDLYSLSKIVVEEGGYEAICKDRRWARVAQRLNYPPGKNIGSLLRSHYERIVYPYEMYQSGANLVQCNTRPFDNEEKDKEYKPHSIPLRQSVQPSKFNSYGRRAKRLQPDPEPTEEDIEKNPELKKLQIYGAGPKMMGLGLMAKDKNLRKKEPFFSLLDKDGPECPPTVVVKEELGSEMKVESASPKTFLESKEELSHSPEPCTKMTMRLRRNHSNAQFIESYVCRMCSRGDEDDKLLLCDGCDDNYHIFCLLPPLPEIPKGVWRCPKCVMAECKRPPEAFGFEQATREYTLQSFGEMADSFKADYFNMPVHMVPTELVEKEFWRLVNSIEEDVTVEYGADIHSKEFGSGFPVSDSKRHLTPEEEEYATSGWNLNVMPVLEQSVLCHINADISGMKVPWLYVGMVFSAFCWHIEDHWSYSINYLHWGEPKTWYGVPSLAAEHLEEVMKKLTPELFDSQPDLLHQLVTLMNPNTLMSHGVPVVRTNQCAGEFVITFPRAYHSGFNQGYNFAEAVNFCTADWLPAGRQCIEHYRRLRRYCVFSHEELICKMAACPEKLDLNLAAAVHKEMFIMVQEERRLRKALLEKGITEAEREAFELLPDDERQCIKCKTTCFLSALACYDCPDGLVCLSHINDLCKCSSSRQYLRYRYTLDELPAMLHKLKVRAESFDTWANKVRMALEVEDGRKRSLEELRALESEARERRFPNSELLQRLKNCLSEAEACVSRALGLVSGQEPGPHRIPGLQMTLDELRAFLDQMNNLPCAMHQIGDVKGILEQVEAYQTEACEALASLPSSPGLLQSLLERGQQLGVEVPEAQQLQRQVEQARWLDEVKRTLAPSAQRGTLAVMRGLLVAGANVAPSPAVDKAQAELQELLTIAERWEEKAHLCLEARQKHPPATLEAIIHEAENIPVHLPKIQALKEALAKARAWIADVDEIQNGDHYPCLDDLEGLVAVGRDLPVGLEELRQLELQVLTAHSWREKASKTFLKKNSCYTLLEVLCPCADAGSDSTKRSRLMEKELGLYKSDTELLGLSAQDLRDPGSVIVAFKEGEQKEKEGILQLRRTNSAKPSPLASSTTTSPATSICVCGQVPAGVGALQCDLCQDWFHGRCVSVPRLLSSPRPSSTSSPLLAWWEWDTKFLCPLCMRSRRPRLETILALLVALQRLPVRLPEGEALQCLTERAINWQGRARQALASEDVTALLGRLTELRQQLQAESKSEEPTTYLPAPASDSLREGIGKDRPKVQGLLENGDGVTTPEKVPPGEGSDLELLSSMLPQLTGPVLELPEATRAPLEELMLEGDLLEVTLDENHSIWQLLQAGRSPDLERIRTLLELEKAERHGSRTRARALERRRRRKVDRGGEGDDPTREELEPKRVRSSGPDAEEAQEEEELEEETGGEAPPPPLPTTGSPGTQENQNKNSLEPALGANSDPLVPFPTLTPRLHVSCPQQPPQQQL